A section of the Eublepharis macularius isolate TG4126 chromosome 1, MPM_Emac_v1.0, whole genome shotgun sequence genome encodes:
- the GBX2 gene encoding homeobox protein GBX-2, producing MRAASPPGMMPRPLGSSAAFSIDALIGSPPPPSPGHFVYAGYPMFMPYRPVVLPPPPPPPPPPALPPAPPPPHALPGLPGGFCSGMALTSTLMATLPGAFAAQHQEAARKFAPPALPGNFDKADGAQAEAEDGKAFLAKDGSLLAFAAAEAVQASLGAVRAAAGKEEAKGGGGGEEEEAKGAKDESFSMDSDLDYSSDDNLPGPAAHKEGEGGGGAEEGGPSAAAGPGGTTSTGKNRRRRTAFTSEQLLELEKEFHCKKYLSLTERSQIAHALKLSEVQVKIWFQNRRAKWKRVKAGNANSKTGEPSRNPKIVVPIPVHVSRFAIRSQHQQLEQARP from the exons ATGAGGGCCGCCTCGCCGCCCGGGATGATGCCGCGGCCGCTGGGGAGCAGCGCCGCCTTCAGCATCGACGCGCTCATCGGCAGCCCGCCGCCGCCCAGCCCGGGCCACTTCGTCTACGCCGGCTACCCCATGTTCATGCCCTACCGGCCCGTGGTGCtgcccccgccgccgcccccgcCGCCCCCGCCGGCCCTGCCGCCCGCCCCGCCGCCGCCCCACGCCCTGCCCGGCCTGCCCGGCGGCTTCTGCTCCGGCATGGCGCTCACCTCCACGCTCATGGCCACGCTGCCCGGCGCCTTCGCCGCCCAGCACCAGGAGGCCGCCCGCAAGTTCGCCCCGCCGGCGCTGCCCGGCAACTTCGACAAGGCCGACGGCGCCCAGGCCGAGGCGGAGGACGGCAAGGCGTTCCTGGCCAAGGACGGCTCGCTGCTGGCCTTCGCGGCCGCCGAGGCGGTGCAGGCCTCGCTGG GGGCCGTCCGAGCAGCGGCGGGGAAGGAGGAGGCcaaaggcggcggcggcggcgaggaggaggaggccaagggCGCTAAGGACGAGAGCTTCTCCATGGACAGCGACCTGGACTACAGCTCGGACGACAATCTGCCCGGGCCGGCGGCCCACAAGGAGGgcgagggcggcggcggcgcggaggAGGGCGGCCCCAGCGCGGCGGCGGGGCCCGGCGGCACCACCTCGACGGGCAAGAACCGGCGGCGGCGCACGGCCTTCACCAGCGAGCAGCTGCTGGAGCTGGAGAAGGAGTTCCACTGCAAGAAGTACCTCTCGCTGACCGAGCGCTCGCAGATCGCGCACGCCCTCAAGCTGAGCGAGGTGCAGGTCAAGATCTGGTTCCAGAACCGGCGCGCCAAGTGGAAACGGGTCAAGGCCGGCAACGCCAACTCCAAGACCGGCGAGCCTTCGCGGAACCCCAAGATCGTCGTCCCCATCCCGGTCCACGTCAGCAGGTTCGCCATCCGCAGCCAACACCAGCAGCTGGAGCAGGCCCGGCCCTGA